One window of the Nicotiana tabacum cultivar K326 chromosome 4, ASM71507v2, whole genome shotgun sequence genome contains the following:
- the LOC107807160 gene encoding uncharacterized protein LOC107807160 isoform X2 translates to MDPINSLDDKSESRLYVGNLDLRISEAALIKMFSPYGKIVAEDFLWHTRGPKRGEPRGYAFVQFSTKEEAVLAKEKMHGKLVCGRPLVVRLASEKYFMEGAESSFGAGGETSKSNFVAGSSAQMSKTAKIAAIKNKLKAMEEENQNSKRPKTADKLSDS, encoded by the exons ATG GATCCTATTAACTCTTTGGATGATAAGTCTGAAAGCAGACTTTATGTCGGAAACCTTGATCTTAGAATATCGGA GGCTGCTCTTATTAAGATGTTTTCCCCCTATGGGAAGATTGTAGCTGAAGACTTCCTGTGGCACACTCGTGGTCCTAAGCGTGGGGAGCCACGTGGTTATGCTTTTGTCCAATTTAGCACTAAAGAG GAAGCTGTATTGGCCAAGGAGAAGATGCATGGAAAATTAGTCTGTGGGCGACCTTTGGTTGTTAGGCTTGCCAGCGAGAAATATTTTATGGAAGGGGCTGAAAGCTCTTTTGGAGCTGGTGGTGAAACGAGTAAATCAAACTTTGTTGCTGGCTCTTCGGCGCAAATGAGCAAGACTGCCAAAATAGCTGCAATTAAGAACAAATTGAAGGCCATGGAAGAAGAGAACCAGAATTCAAAAAGACCAAAAACAGCAGACAAGCTCTCCGATAGTTAA
- the LOC107807160 gene encoding uncharacterized protein LOC107807160 isoform X1 encodes MLLQDPINSLDDKSESRLYVGNLDLRISEAALIKMFSPYGKIVAEDFLWHTRGPKRGEPRGYAFVQFSTKEEAVLAKEKMHGKLVCGRPLVVRLASEKYFMEGAESSFGAGGETSKSNFVAGSSAQMSKTAKIAAIKNKLKAMEEENQNSKRPKTADKLSDS; translated from the exons ATGTTATTGCAGGATCCTATTAACTCTTTGGATGATAAGTCTGAAAGCAGACTTTATGTCGGAAACCTTGATCTTAGAATATCGGA GGCTGCTCTTATTAAGATGTTTTCCCCCTATGGGAAGATTGTAGCTGAAGACTTCCTGTGGCACACTCGTGGTCCTAAGCGTGGGGAGCCACGTGGTTATGCTTTTGTCCAATTTAGCACTAAAGAG GAAGCTGTATTGGCCAAGGAGAAGATGCATGGAAAATTAGTCTGTGGGCGACCTTTGGTTGTTAGGCTTGCCAGCGAGAAATATTTTATGGAAGGGGCTGAAAGCTCTTTTGGAGCTGGTGGTGAAACGAGTAAATCAAACTTTGTTGCTGGCTCTTCGGCGCAAATGAGCAAGACTGCCAAAATAGCTGCAATTAAGAACAAATTGAAGGCCATGGAAGAAGAGAACCAGAATTCAAAAAGACCAAAAACAGCAGACAAGCTCTCCGATAGTTAA
- the LOC107807160 gene encoding uncharacterized protein LOC107807160 isoform X3, translating to MFSPYGKIVAEDFLWHTRGPKRGEPRGYAFVQFSTKEEAVLAKEKMHGKLVCGRPLVVRLASEKYFMEGAESSFGAGGETSKSNFVAGSSAQMSKTAKIAAIKNKLKAMEEENQNSKRPKTADKLSDS from the exons ATGTTTTCCCCCTATGGGAAGATTGTAGCTGAAGACTTCCTGTGGCACACTCGTGGTCCTAAGCGTGGGGAGCCACGTGGTTATGCTTTTGTCCAATTTAGCACTAAAGAG GAAGCTGTATTGGCCAAGGAGAAGATGCATGGAAAATTAGTCTGTGGGCGACCTTTGGTTGTTAGGCTTGCCAGCGAGAAATATTTTATGGAAGGGGCTGAAAGCTCTTTTGGAGCTGGTGGTGAAACGAGTAAATCAAACTTTGTTGCTGGCTCTTCGGCGCAAATGAGCAAGACTGCCAAAATAGCTGCAATTAAGAACAAATTGAAGGCCATGGAAGAAGAGAACCAGAATTCAAAAAGACCAAAAACAGCAGACAAGCTCTCCGATAGTTAA